In Lycium ferocissimum isolate CSIRO_LF1 chromosome 7, AGI_CSIRO_Lferr_CH_V1, whole genome shotgun sequence, the sequence CGAGTTTCGTCTGGGGTTGCAGCTAAATCAAACTTGAAGAAATCAAACACAGATTCAACATTAAATTCAGGAGAAAATACATGGTCACAAACAAGAGCAATTCTTGATATATCAGCCTCGGAGAAGCCTTGAGAATTGAGAAAGTTCACAGTGGATAAAATTTGGGAAAGAGATTCTGAGGATGAGGTTATTTTATAGGTTTTGGTACCAGGCTTGATAATGCCAAGGGATTTTAGATAACGTAGATTTTCACGGTGAGAAGTATGAAATCTAAGTTGGAAATTTGGGTTTGgagatgaagaaaaagggatATTTGTGGCAGAGATAAAGAAGCAGATTTTTGTTGTTGGGATAGAAGAGCAAAGAAACATAGCTTCTTTCCTCTTGTCTTGGTTCTCTTTATCCACATTTATCTACATTGTGTATTTGTCATGTGGCTCCATATGTCATCGTTAGTTATGACAATATTATGCTTCTTCCTTCCCAAATTGTCCACAATACGAGTAGTACTTAacagtttttcttattttaagaAATGGTGAAATAATGCCTTTTAATATATTGGTcaatacgtttttttttttttttttttttttttttttaactactGTAAATAGGAGAACCCTCTAATCCTCGAGAAGTGAATTTTGCGTGTTCTACTCGCATTCTTCTTAGTGAGCTTCCTACCTTCCTTAGGTAAGGTGTCCGATTCGAACCCCTCAATATTCTCTTCAAGTCCGCAAGTTAAAAGTTGAATTAGAAAAATATcatcccccccaaaaaaaaaaaacgaactttaattaaatgaataattttgttatgcTAAATCGGATGCATGATAAGGGACTCCCACAGTCCAACTGATTGTTGCTCTTTTTCTGCTTCGACCACCAAACATCTATTAGAATTACTGGGTAGATCGCTATTCATGTAATCTAAAAGGATATGCCGTTACTTTAGTATTTATTGCGTCATTGATGGCAAGCCATACAAAAAACGTTTTAACCTGATATGTATTCATGTGAGAGGATTGCATACTCACTCGATAAGCGTTGTCATTTATATTTGTCATTGCTTTATCGTTGTTGAAATCTCTTTGCTTGGCGGAAAGAGAGTGCACATTcatttttaaactaaaaaagtaagaaaaaggaATTCAACTCACAGAAAAAATTGTCAGAAAGATCGGGAATGACTACCTCCGAAGAATGTGAGAATCTCGTTTACATCGCCAAGATTGTAAAGCAAGCTCAACGTTACGACAGTCAGgattttttcctctcttctGATGTCTACAtgtaaattataattttaatctCTATATGCATAGATGAAACTCCATTGCTCCGCGGTTAATTGAATTGCTGCTATTGGGGTATTCGATGGATTTACGGTTTTGACAATCtcagaaagaaatttttgtttcaaggaaagttaaaagTTGCGATTGGCCTACTTTAAATAGGGCTTCATGATCGAAAATCAAATTTACCGAATGAATGTAGACTAAATTCCTTTGACTAAGGCGAGAAGACCAGATATATTCATCTGCTCAATGCAAGTGATAGATGCATAAGTTCCACATTCAACATATTGGTGAAAATATTAGTTTGATTATGTCACCAGAATTAGTTGTGTAACTTGCAGTTTAagcttttcttgaatcttcaATGGTTGTATTTTGTATCAAGAAACGGCTAGACTGTCTTCTTAAGATGATCTTAGCTCAAACAACTTGAAAGATTAAGTGGGTTCAATAGCATCTCCAATAGCAATAACTTTGAACCAAAATTCATGCTAAGTTTCAAAATTCTGCTTTATTGCAACACCAAGCTTCATGGAGTCAAAGGGAATAAATGACCCTGCTAACCAATTCATACATAGAAAAACCACCAATTCATAATATCTGCAAGCTAAATGACACTTCCATGGGCAAAACCACAACATTTTCTCAGGAAATAATTCCAAGCGTTTTGCCACACCCTTATTTATCGGCTAAAATATATACTACAAGATAAGTTCTCACTTGCCAATTTTGAGCTAATTATTTTGTCTCCCTTAGCTTTATTGAGTTGACTTAATAAGATtaatattcatcatcttcagcAACTTacactttttctttaatttttatacaaCTCAAAACACATTTTcagtaatttttatataatttttacaaaTTCCGTACACTTTGATAGAAAGCCTGACAATAACAATGAGCATTTTTTACAAAAAAGCGAAAAAGAAATTTAATGGAAACATTGAAGCTGGAGGGAGAAAATGGAAACATTGAGGCTAAACCCCAAAAGCAAAAGTTTATGCATTGGCTGTTCTGTCAATTGAGCATTTCGGTATCTCAACAGCTTGGACAATtttgacaaacaaacaggttaTATCCTTGACAACTGGTGCTGGTCCAGTAATACATGTCAGATTCATATGATCACAAGTAGGAACACGTTTCGTAATCTGACTGAAATATTAACTGGAATACAAGAGATTTACAGGTTATGAAGATGCCAAACTAAACGCGAAACAAAGGCTAGCcatgaaagaaaatgagaatgAAGAGGGATGGTTAATAAATAACAGAATGAGGTGTTTCATCACTCATATCACACTTCTGTGCCCTCCAAAAGCCCAAATCTGCCAAAGAAACAtaattttgatcttgtttttaaTTTGAACAGTAGAATACATGGGAAACTGAACTGTAATGCAGTCAAAGGAATCTATTGCGGGGAAAACAAAAGAGATAACGGTTGAGCATCACTTGATTGTAAATCTTTTCTTTCAGGTAATTAGTTGATATTCAAGGCTAACCGTCATGAAGGCTGCTCCAAAGGGCAAACCCGAGGCCCCAAAATTTCAAGGTACTGAAATAGTTCTCACTGAGAACAGGGTAATTATTTATGCATTTGGCTCTTTTCTATTTATCCATTTCCCCAAGTTCTTACTTGGACGGGAGGctttgtttaattaatcaaatctcaatcactaattttaaaatatgaatcTGTCTCATCCAAGTAAGAACAGAACTTggggaaatggagaggagctccatttattattaatataagtTCTTCCCACATGCACATAACTCTGTAATTCAATGGTTCTAATATATTAGATTTCCTCATTTCGTTAGAATTTTGTTTGATGCTTGAAAACtataatgtagtttcttgttcattagaaaaagaaaaccaCTTGAGCTTACCTTCAGGTTTGTATCCCAACTTCCTGTACATAAGGCGCTTCCATCAGCTGACAGTCCCAAACAACTTATTCGCCCATCATGAGAGTTTTGAACTGATCCCAAGTTTAGGACCACCTATTGATTCAAAGTGTTAAGGCAAGAAATAAGGCTGATgtcagataaaaaaaaaaacaaagacatCATAAAACATGTACAAACAATCAAACTACAAGAAATGAAAATGCAATCTGAAAAGTAAAATGGTAGTAATAAATTTGAATGTTACCTATTAAAAGGGTTAAAAAAGAAGAGTTTATGAGTATACTTGGACaagaattgtcttgaaatatttatagaacaatattttgGAGAAATGAGTTAAAAGCAAGATGTGACTTTCTTGTACCTTTGCTAGTAGGGTGTCCCACACGTAACAATCACCATTAGAGTACCCAACGAAGAGAAGACGGCCTGAGATAGAAAATGCCATGGAAGTCACATGAGGGATAATATCACCGTCACCGTGTGGCTGGTAGTATACTTGCAGCTGGTGTCCAGTCCTAATGTCAAATAATCTGCAGGTTCCATCATCTGAACCAGTTCCAAATCTATTACCATCAGGGAAGAACTTTACAGTATTAACATCTCCCTCGTGACCATGAAATGTTCGTTGAGCTCGACTAGCAACTCGGGTGTCCCACAGTCGAGCAGTTGTGTCACAGGACCCAGACACAAACAGTCTGGGGTTGGATGAACTAATTGAGACACTGTATAAATGGAAAAGGAATAAGATTGCTTCCCAATATATATGCAGAAAGTACGTTTAACATACTTTAAAGTTCAAGGACTCTGAGAGAGTATAATTGCATAGCCCATTGATCACCAACTTACCTTAGTACATCTGCGGTGTGTCCAGATTGAAATTCACCTCCAAATACAGAAGTTCTTAGGCCAGTAGTAATATCCCAAAGAACACATGTTTGATCACCGGAACTAGTTATTAGGTGAGTATCCTCATCTGGGACATACTGACATGAAGACACATACCCCTTATGCCCACTAAGCATTCTTGCTACTGGATGGTTCCCATCCTTATCAATCGGtgaatttaagttgaagatAGAGCAGGCACTGTCAAGGCCACCGCAAGCAACAGACTGTCCACTAGGAGAGAAGGCGCAGGTCATGACCCAAGCGCATGGAAGCTTAATTGCATGGGTTTTCTGGCTTGTGAGAGCATTCCACACTATTAATCTACCATCTTGGGATGCACTGACTATACGATTTTTTTCAGGAGTCCAGTCCAGTGAATATACctgcaaaatattttttaagagttTGGTCATACTACTTAACAGTTGCTAAGTAATACCCCTATCACATTATGATATCCAACATACACAACTAAGTTGCCATGGATTATGATGTTTTTTAAGGTCATATGACGTAATCTGTATATGCTGTTTCCTTATTTACTTGCATTGGCCTCTCCATCAATACATCATTCAGATACATCAACAAAGTTTTTAGAGAATATTATACGCACGTACAGAAATAAAAGTCAGGAGCAAAGTATGATCATGTAAAGTATTCTCCATTAATGATACTGGTAATTAACGGTTATATAGTTTAGTTCACAACGAGTATGACATTCCCTTATTTACTTGCTTTGCTTCTCCATCAACACACCATTCAGATACATTAACTATGTATAAGGAAGTTATACCCACATAAAGAAGCAAAACGTCGGAGCAAGTCTGATTAATAAAATATTCTCGCTTCATTCATGAGTACTGGTACATTGTGTTATTTAGTTGTGTTAGTTCACGAGTATGATGCTTCCAATTTTCAGAAGAACCTTGCAAGATTGGGAAATCAATGACTTCCACAATCTTCTAGCAACATTGGAGGGCAGGCATATGGTGGATGAAGATACAGACATAATTCTTTGGGGCAAAGCAAAGGATGGGATTTACACTGTGAAGGAGAGTGATAATTACTGGAGCTCTCAAAATGGCATTCTTGAGGAATGGCCTTGGAAACATGTCTGGAGAACTAGGCAGCCTCTCAAAGTCTCCTGCTTCACTTGGACTGCTCTCAGAGAATCCTGCCTAACACAGACAATCtcaagaagaaaggaataatTCTTATCAATAGATGTTTCATGTGTGCGCAGGACAATGAAACAGTAAACCATCTATTTTTACACTGCCCTGCAGCAGCTGACCTTTGGCATTTGTTCTACTCCTTAACTGGGCTTCACTGGGTAATGCCCTTATCCATGAAATATGCCTATGCAAGCTGGTCACTGCGGAGAGTTGGAAAAACCATCAAAAGAATCTGGAGAATGATCCATACAGTTATTTTTTGGTGTCTCTGGAAGAAGAGAAATAGCAAATGCTTTGATGGAATCTCAACTCCTATTAGCACTCTCAAGGCTAGATGTTTAGAGTGCTTATTTAGTTGGCATTTTCTTACCCCTGTAAACAGTGTGGATACTTTTTTGGATTTGGTTAGTTCCCTCCCTGTCTTTAGCTGAGTACAATAGGCAGGATTCCTTTTGGCTGTTTTACAGGTTTTTAGTCTAAGTTTGCTTCCTGTTTTGTTTGAAGCAGCTTCTTTTGCCCACCTGTAAccttgcatcttcttgatgctttGCTAATGACATTTGAttactttatcaaaaaaaaaaaaaaaaaaaagaggttgaTTTTCATATGGTCTACCCATCTAGTTTGGGAGTTAATTTTCAGCATAGATAAGCCCCTTTACGTGTATAGCTGCTGCATTATGTGAATTCATTTGAAAACTTGGTGTAATCTGGGTTTTAAGTTCTATTTGGGCTCAAATCAGggattaataaattaatcatgtttcCACTATGCACTAATTCAGTTACATGGGTACATTGGACCAAATCCAATATGTTGCTGCTATAAAGTTACTAAACAAATCATCTATCAGCAGATTTAGGTAATATACTGAGCAATGTTATAGAAATCTGCATTCATTTGGTACGTATTCGCATAATTCACtttgagtagatggaaggttgAAAAGTTTGTCCTTATCAGTGTGCTTTGTCTGGTAATTACCTTCCTGTCAAAGCATTTCCGAGATAAGAACGCATTATATGCAGCGTCTTTGCATTTCTGTTATATCTAAAATAACTTGTTGTGATACCATAACGTTATCTATTATAGGAAGGTGTGTAAGGGAAAGAGAAGCTATTGACGGAGGGGATAAAATAGGGTAAGgttggcatgccacgtggcgtCCACCTCACTCAAATGTCAGGCCACGTACGATTTGATAGCTGGGTATGTGATAAGTATagtaacggcaggggtatatttgttcCCAACGTATAACGGATGTTAAATGTAGACAATATTTGAAAGTAGACGACTCAAGATGTTAACCTAGCTTATGTATCGTAGTACATTAGTACATTTATAAGACACTGGAAATAATAATTGAGAAGTTAGTTTCATAAACAAAAAATCACATCAAAAATTAGAATTCGTATAATTCAATGAATTTGagttttaataattaattaatcaaacaTTTAATATGTCCCAAATGAAAatagtgtatatgtatataaattgggacatttTAACCTAAAATTGAGAAAATGTAGAGAAAGTATGTACCTTTCCAGTGTGTCCTTGAAGGATCCTACAACAAACCAGATCTGTTGGGCCAAAGGTAACCGGAGTTTTACCTTGAGACTTTGCATAATCAGAAACTGcccaaaaaaaaacaatcagATCTCTAAATAATTACTCAAACAACGTTAAATTAAGAAACAAGGAGCAAGAAATAACCATCAGTGTCGAGTAATTGGAGACGTTTTTGCTTAAGTTTTTCACGGAGATCATTTACAGTCTGTGTAGCGGCCATGTGCCGCTCTTTCAGCTCTGAAACTGACATTATTTAAGGAAATTTAAACATAATTTAACGTTTCGAAACAAATGTTTGGTTGaatttaggtttttttttttttttttttgtggaagaGAAAAAGGAGAGGCGTTAGTGGCGAGTCACGGAAGTTGGTGGTGGTGTGAGGGCGTGGTGAAGTGTTTTTACAGATTGTAGTTTGACTGGTAGCCGCCGGGTCCACGTTGTATGACGTGTTTTTCTAGTGGGTCCACaatgaacatttttttttaatgctgagtgcgctggtctttaatttttgtatttttacccttcgcctaaaaCTTTTAGATTTCggattcgaacccccgctcaatcaaaaagtttgaaaaaatttaCCAGGTAGAACTTGAATTCATAAGATAAAGTTTTGCCTGCGAAACTCTGctttaaggcagaattttgtcTTCAAAACTCTGCTTTAAGGTAGAattttaaggcagaattttaccCAAAACTCTGCATTAAGGGAGAGTTTGCTAAGGCATGCAAAACTCTatcttaaggcatagtttgcaGGCAAACTCTGCCCCATTAGGCATAATTTGCCTGCAAACTATGCCCGATGGAGCAGAATTTGTAGGCAACCTCTGCGtagcgaatttttttaaaattttcgccTGAGcagggggttcgaacccgaaaccctgaggttttaggcgaagggaaaaagttaaatactttcattttgatggtaaaaaattaaagaccaccccataATAAGGGCATTACTGCGAATTTCCCCAAAAGAAAGCTTCTTATActgggtctttaatttttaggtaaacttacataaatagctaCCCTTTAGTAGGTCCTTACCTTTAGTGGCTACCTTTTTAATATTACCAACCATAGCTACTATTTAATGAACGTACGTATTTTAACGggtgtatttgtttgttttcaaatacATATTGATTCTGTAGCTACATTTATGGGTTTTCATTGTATTTGATGCcatttcaacaaaatttcaaatacattgtgtacattCAAACTACATATGAAGctaaatacattcaaaaatccGTGTATTTGAAAACACTGTTCATATATTCAATGTATTTGAATGAATTTCAACAAAATGtcaaatacattgtgtacattCAAACTACATATGAAGCTAACATTTAAATTTCCGTGTATTTGAACACACTGTTCATATATTCAGCCAAATACACTGTTAACAAAAATACTCAAAAATTACAAACAACACTCAAATCCGTAGATCTGAGCCAGCTAGATCTGAGCCATTTTCCGGCCATATCTGAGATATACATTGTTCATATATTCAGCCAAATACACTGTTaacaaatacactcaaaaaatacaaaaaacacTCAAATCCGCAGATCTGAACCAACtacataaagaaaagaaaattaatgatGATGTATAATACGTGGAAGATCAGTTGGTCTGCGAGTGAATTAGTTGTATTTGGATGCGCCGACGCCGAAAATCGACCAGATCTGGAAGCAGATCTGATTCTCTCCACCGTTATTTCGTCTTCAAATGTTCAAAGCCGATCCAGAtgagagaaggggagagagagggagagagagagagagagagagagagaggcggtTGTTTTGGTTGGGATCCACTAGAGTCGTCGCCGGAGCTACGGGACTGTGGCGGCAGCGGTTGTAGTGAAGAGGGAGAGAGAGTTTTTTAGGATTTTGAGAGGATAGAAAATATGAAATGGATAGTGAGTGGGAATAGAGAAACATATATGTATTTGGGTATGTATTTTGATATAGATACCGATTGTAATTTATAAAAGTGAATTAGCTACTAATTATAATTAAGTAAAAGGgtagttattattaataattaggtcttaaaagaaGCTAAAACTAGTAAAAATTcctaatttttacccctcaaatcgGTGAGTTtaacttttgtccctatttctcatttaatgaaaatttatagGCAAGAATACCTTTATTCCCTGGTCTATGAGATTAAAGATTCGGCTTTGAACCCTAACAGAggaaaaaaaatcgcaagg encodes:
- the LOC132065005 gene encoding guanine nucleotide-binding protein subunit beta-2 isoform X2 — translated: MPKAGFSESSPSEAGDFERLPSSPDMFPRPFLKNAILRAPVIITLLHSVYSLDWTPEKNRIVSASQDGRLIVWNALTSQKTHAIKLPCAWVMTCAFSPSGQSVACGGLDSACSIFNLNSPIDKDGNHPVARMLSGHKGYVSSCQYVPDEDTHLITSSGDQTCVLWDITTGLRTSVFGGEFQSGHTADVLSVSISSSNPRLFVSGSCDTTARLWDTRVASRAQRTFHGHEGDVNTVKFFPDGNRFGTGSDDGTCRLFDIRTGHQLQVYYQPHGDGDIIPHVTSMAFSISGRLLFVGYSNGDCYVWDTLLAKVVLNLGSVQNSHDGRISCLGLSADGSALCTGSWDTNLKIWAFGGHRSVI
- the LOC132065005 gene encoding guanine nucleotide-binding protein subunit beta-2 isoform X1, yielding MSVSELKERHMAATQTVNDLREKLKQKRLQLLDTDVSDYAKSQGKTPVTFGPTDLVCCRILQGHTGKVYSLDWTPEKNRIVSASQDGRLIVWNALTSQKTHAIKLPCAWVMTCAFSPSGQSVACGGLDSACSIFNLNSPIDKDGNHPVARMLSGHKGYVSSCQYVPDEDTHLITSSGDQTCVLWDITTGLRTSVFGGEFQSGHTADVLSVSISSSNPRLFVSGSCDTTARLWDTRVASRAQRTFHGHEGDVNTVKFFPDGNRFGTGSDDGTCRLFDIRTGHQLQVYYQPHGDGDIIPHVTSMAFSISGRLLFVGYSNGDCYVWDTLLAKVVLNLGSVQNSHDGRISCLGLSADGSALCTGSWDTNLKIWAFGGHRSVI